DNA from Garra rufa chromosome 5, GarRuf1.0, whole genome shotgun sequence:
aattGTTTGCACATTTTACTGGTTCTCTAGTACTTAAGATTGCAGTATGTGTGAAGTAACTCGCTGTGGTTTTACCCTGTGTTGAACGTCTGGTTGACCCCCTGTGTGGTCAGTGGACTGGATGTAGTGGACAGAGTGCTGGGGGAGGAGCCTCGACTGGGGCTGCCAGGGGAGGAGCTTGATGACACTGCAGGAACAGCAATAAATTAATTTAGTCTATAAGGGCCAATGtatagaattggtgcaaactactgtcccacaaccaaaaaattAGCTATTGAAACACataattaaaatatcagtaagcttaatacaGGGCTGTTCAGTGCGACCATTTTACTCACATTTGTGACTGAAAAATTACTGCATGcgtgactatgaaaaaatatttaggagcaccaattgtgactgacccgatcagcatatttgcgTTTGCGCTGAGGGAAGCTTCAAAGGTTactttctatgtgttttgcaatgttgagtaatgtatcacagacatatctcaggAAGTGTAGAAAGAGACTGACTGTGCAGTATAGAGAACTTAGTTGATTttaatggaactttgatgagtgacagcttttaataatttttaaggaagtttgtaaatgagatattgatttaatacaacagttaaataaacaagaagttattaagtctgactataacactattgcctgattttgctccatTTCGTCGGCAAAAATAGTCTGATACAAGTCACAACAGAGTCGCTGcgtatctccattcaaacacagcaatgttttgtttatgaatgaatgtgcgtttttaaatgaatctagtgaaatgattcaatttcccattcataaagacagtcacttgctttattcctgaatgaatcagccattcgaactaatcaaatgaatgattaattgattcagtaattaaatcagtgtcttgctgccacctgctggcagattaagtttcatttttaaagtattttttcagttatttaaatcatttaatatttctgtattcaaaattttaataattaaaacattaatctcaacatgaatttatgaattagaTTGCACTCATTTCACCTCTGAGCTTCATTAAACATATGCAAATACACacaattcccctgtaaatcactttgaggagtcaaatatcacctcacaATAGTAAGGcaattttttatcagattttttggttattgtttagaatgtgctcctaaaattttgagtATGCCCCTATATTTTTTAAGCTAGGAGTACAAGTGctcctaaaaaaataaacatagagCCCTGTAATATATATCAAATCATCATCAAATCAATTTGGTACTTTctgttgggaggtggctgtcccaaaccctaacccctaaatttcaacttatattttgaaatcatttttgcattttattccattgtttttttttgattttgtaaaagagtaaagtaaaaaaaaaaagggggtccCATGTTTTCAtcctcaaatgcttgttttgtctagctctgcatgaaaactgtgtattccggttcaagacagttaaggtaagttgaaaaaactcccatctcattttctcctccaatttcaaaatcgtcctacatcgctgcagaagtaccgacccagtgtttacaaagtgaacatacaaagaagatcaaacgccctttacaaaaaaaggtaaaacagcgatgtaggatgattttgaagttgaaggagaaattgagatgggagtttttcgacataccctaactgtcatgaaacagaatacacagagttcatgcagagctagacgagacgagtgtttgaggttaaaaagtatataaattgtcatccGTTCTTCCtgagctgggatcgtttagagccctttgaagctgcatttaaactgcattttggaagttcaaacttgggggcaccatagaagtccactaaatggagggaaatcctaaaatgttttccttaaaaaacaatttctttacgagtgaagaaagaaagagatgaacatcttggatgacaagggagtgaggtaattatctgtaaatttttgttctggatgtgaacttctcctttaacaataCCCCCAACATTACATTTTCTTACAAGGGCAACAGTGTGGATTGTTATGGCACCAGCTCAATACTTACCACCTCCAGTAGCGAGTGGACTGAATGAGCGAGAGGTTGAAGGCTGAAACAGGAAATAAACCAGATTAGTGGAAAATCGGGTGGAGAACATTTCTATGGAAAACAAAGAACCTTTCAACCACTAACTTTCCAAAACACACTCACTTTGGGGAGGATGATAATGTTATAAACATGTTAAGAGGATAAAtgattaatttaacatttattataacatattGTGGCTATTAATTCATCTCATTTCATCGTGTAGAGATGAAAAAGCATGAAATACACTacacaaaaatatagaaaaactaatattgagaaatattacaATTAACAGTAGAtctcaatattttattaaaaaaatgtggctttatatatgtatacacacacacacacacacacacacacacacacacatatatatatatatatatatatatagttaatttCCTCTGAACTGAGATTAAGGTATTCAATGAATCATTACTAGAGCACACAGACTCACCAGACGAGGATTGTAGTTGTGAGACTTTATGGGTGAAGTGGACATGGGGCAGTATATCCTTTTCTCTTTCTGCCGCCGATTGCAGAACCAAACCCGCACTACTTCCTTCTCCATGGATAGCTGCTCTGAGATGAGTGTGATCTCTTCAGAATTGGGTTTTGGATTCTGTATGGGAAAAAAGTGTGTTTTTATGTATTACAGCCTGCAGGGGGCACTGCAAACAAACTGCTGCACTTTGTCATTGCTAAATGAAAAGGACCTGATGTACCATGTTAGTAAATAAGGTTAGAGTTACCTGTCTTGAACAAGTAATGCCTAGTTTTCTAAATTTTTCTTAATCTTAGGATGGTTTAAGAAAAAACCTCCACATGCTAATATACAAAGTTGACAAAATTAGCTTTAAGTAACATTACAAAAGCTAAAATATTATACTATACTGCTATACATTATTGATCTCTGTGCAGACCAAACATATTCATAATTTATTCTTGCtcataactttttattaatcaaatgctctctagattGTGCATGTCCCTCTCCCTTATTAATGTCACCTGACATGACTAGCGATAAAAACAGTCATAAATATCTCTATCTATGGGGCCAAGAACACCAAAGGGAAAGTGAGGAGCTAAGCATGGCATGGAGCACCAGACTAAATGCAAATGAAAATCTGACTAATGGTCTAGgaaaagtttgaaaaagtaggttttcaacataaatctatatggcagacaggaagtttgGTATAATAAGTAgttatgttgtcagcatgacccaatgaatattttgagaccagcgtcattacaataggctaatgcaatctacagttattagcattattggaaatttcataattaatgtttaatgaatggtttattatgtattatgttaccaaattgatgtggtgtaatcagtgtaaGGATGCGACAGGCataatttggtgcaaatatctcaaagttTTGCAGACACACTGCTTCAGATGCACTTTGGGCAAATTCGTCTAGAACGGAACGGGTCTAGGAGGAGAAAAAGTAGGTTCCTTTCAGGAAACTCGAGCTGCGTCGCAACGCTGGGAACGCCTCCTGCGTGAGCACgtcctgaatcatgtgtgcaactaGTCCAATAGGAGTGTGAGATGTCACGGGCgtcatgacgtcaccgaccaggaagtataagagCACGTACGGTGAAACACAGCACTAGCTTCTGTTGTTTCagcaagcgctctgtgtctgtgtcaatCATTCTCCGTTTTGTGCAAGTTAGCACAGCTTTTGTTTTGAGAGTGATGTCTAAGCAGCAACAGTACAAAGTGTGTGTGCCTCCTCGCACTCGCTGAGGACATACACTTTGTGTGTTGCTTGTATGGGTGCACAACATG
Protein-coding regions in this window:
- the LOC141335483 gene encoding POU domain, class 2, transcription factor 3-like — encoded protein: MEKEVVRVWFCNRRQKEKRIYCPMSTSPIKSHNYNPRLPSTSRSFSPLATGGVSSSSSPGSPSRGSSPSTLSTTSSPLTTQGVNQTFNTGSWYRWNTTSYHH